The following coding sequences lie in one Stigmatopora argus isolate UIUO_Sarg chromosome 5, RoL_Sarg_1.0, whole genome shotgun sequence genomic window:
- the erap1b gene encoding endoplasmic reticulum aminopeptidase 1b yields the protein MLRFIRPSQSKWSARQSSPVFPVAMLVALLSLVVLVFPAVPAWAAQLPYWNSRIISGTQPFPWHEMRLPQTVVPTHYDLTIHPNLTTLTFTGVVRILVDVLEDVDAIVMHAKDLKTSNVKLTTPQGVRPLQVLENSVYQQLALLSDKVIPKGEDYKIHMEFSANLSDTYHGFYKSSYRTGGGEVRILASTQFEATFARAAFPCFDEPSFKANFTIAIVRESRHVAISNMPKIKTVNLPGNVFEDHFATTVKMSTYLVAFIVSDFHSVSKMTQHGVKISIYAVAEKINQTDFALDAAVRLLDFYDTYFSIPYPLPKQDLAAIPDFQAGAMENWGLTTYREEALLYHPEKSSMADKVQTARIIAHELAHQWFGNLVTMEWWNDLWLNEGFAKFMEFIALDMTYPELEANDLFLGKCYHAMEMDSFLSSHPISTPVENPTEIQEMFDEVSYDKGACVLNMLKDFLTAEAFEVGIIRYLKRYSYRNTANSHLWESLTNICDSNELHDPSPKQREFCWKHGIQSGEGRYEGNKFDIKSIMDTWTLQKGFPLVNIDFKNRKILLSQQRYLKIEKEPAAADDAAITAVKIPENQIWKIPLTYKTSASNTTHHFLMKSAVDLLRIPNQVDWIKFNVDMSGYYIVDYGKDGWKSMIKLLQKNHTALSNKDRASLIHDVFRLVSIEKVSLQTALDLSTYLSKEKDIMAVTQALAELIPIYKMIERREIFLLEESMKVFMLDLFKDLIDSQRWDDSGSTPERTLRSYLLMFACVRNYTPCVSKARQLFNVWKDSGGKTSLPVDTTLAVYAVGAQTAEGWDFLFEHYRQSLQMSVKHRIQVALTISPLRQKLKMILQESLRGEVIKTQDFPDVLVSVSRNPKGQRLAWDFLRANWATLIHKFEIGSSAIAHMVTGVTNPFSTKTMLTSVWKFFNPLTDEMGGDMRCIQQAYDNIAGNVRWAETNFPELQSWLRKRQRFIHEDL from the exons ATGCTACGGTTCATTCGGCCCTCGCAGTCAAAATGGAGTGCACGTCAATCGTCgcca GTGTTTCCTGTCGCCATGCTAGTGGCTCTTCTTTCCCTGGTGGTCTTGGTTTTCCCGGCGGTCCCGGCCTGGGCGGCCCAGCTTCCCTACTGGAACTCGCGGATCATCAGCGGCACTCAACCCTTCCCCTGGCATGAGATGCGACTCCCCCAAACCGTGGTGCCCACCCACTACGACCTGACCATTCACCCCAACCTGACCACCCTGACCTTCACCGGCGTGGTCCGCATCCTGGTGGACGTCCTGGAAGACGTGGATGCCATCGTGATGCACGCCAAGGATCTGAAGACCTCCAACGTGAAGCTCACCACGCCCCAGGGCGTTCGGCCCCTTCAGGTTTTGGAGAACTCCGTCTACCAACAGCTGGCCCTGCTGTCCGACAAGGTCATCCCTAAAGGGGAGGACTACAAGATCCACATGGAGTTCTCCGCCAACCTTTCGGACACCTACCACGGGTTTTACAAGAGCAGCTACCGGACCGGCGGCGGGGAAGTCCG AATCCTGGCGTCCACCCAGTTCGAAGCCACCTTCGCCCGAGCCGCCTTCCCGTGTTTCGACGAGCCGAGCTTCAAAGCCAACTTTACCATCGCCATCGTACGGGAGTCACGACATGTCGCCATTTCCAATATGCCCAAG ATAAAGACCGTGAACTTACCCGGAAACGTCTTCGAGGACCACTTTGCCACCACAGTGAAGATGAGCACATACTTGGTGGCTTTCATCGTGTCGGACTTCCACTCCGTGAGCAAAATGACCCAACACGGGGTCAAG ATTTCCATCTACGCCGTGGCGGAGAAAATCAACCAGACAGACTTTGCGTTGGACGCCGCCGTCAGGCTGCTGGATTTTTACGACACCTACTTCAGTATTCCTTACCCACTCCCCAAACAGG ACCTGGCCGCCATCCCCGACTTCCAAGCCGGCGCCATGGAAAACTGGGGCCTGACCACCTATCGAGAGGAAGCACTTCTCTACCACCCGGAAAAATCCTCCATGGCCGACAAAGTGCAGACCGCCAGGATCATCGCTCACGAGCTTGCGCACCAG TGGTTCGGGAACTTGGTGACGATGGAGTGGTGGAACGACCTGTGGCTCAACGAAGGCTTCGCAAAGTTCATGGAATTCATCGCCTTGGACATGACGTATCCGGAGCTTGAAGCG AATGACTTGTTCCTGGGCAAGTGTTACCACGCCATGGAGATGGACAGCTTCCTTTCTTCCCACCCCATCTCCACCCCTGTGGAAAACCCCACCGAGATCCAGGAAATGTTTGACGAAGTGTCCTACGACAAG GGGGCGTGTGTTCTGAATATGCTGAAAGACTTCCTGACGGCCGAGGCCTTCGAGGTCGGCATCATCCGCTATTTGAAGCGCTACAGCTACCGAAACACGGCTAATAGTCATCTGTGGGAGAGTCTGACCAAT ATTTGCGACTCCAATGAATTGCACGACCCTTCTCCCAAACAAAGAGAATTCTGCTGGAAACACGGCATCCAATCCGGAGAAGGC AGATACGAAGGGAACAAGTTTGACATCAAGAGCATCATGGACACGTGGACGCTGCAGAAGGGCTTCCCGCTGGTCAACATCGACTTCAAAAATCGCAAAATCCTGCTCTCCCAGCAACGATATTTGAAGATCGAAAaggagcccgccgccgccgacgatGCAGCCATCACCGCCGTAAAGATTCCGGAAAA CCAAATTTGGAAGATTCCGCTGACCTACAAGACCAGCGCGTCGAACACAACGCACCACTTCCTGATGAAGTCAGCAGTGG ATCTCCTGCGGATTCCGAACCAAGTGGACTGGATCAAGTTCAACGTGGACATGAGCGGCTACTACATCGTGGACTACGGCAAAGACGGCTGGAAGTCCATGATTAAACTGCTGCAGAAAAACCACACGGCGCTTAGCAACAAGGACCGCGCTAGCCTCATTCACGATGTCTTCCGACTGGTCAG CATCGAGAAGGTGAGCCTGCAAACAGCTTTGGATCTGTCCACCTATCTGTCCAAAGAAAAGGACATCATGGCCGTGACCCAAGCCTTGGCCGAGCTCATCCCCATCTACAAAATGATCGAACGCAGGGAGATTTTTCTTCTGGAGGAAAGCATGAAG gttTTCATGCTGGACCTGTTCAAAGATTTAATTGACAGTCAGAGATGGGACGACTCAGGCTCCACCCCCGAGCGAACCTTGCGTAGCTACCTGCTCATGTTCGCCTGCGTCAGAAACTACACGCCGTGCGTCAGCAAAGCCCGCCAGCTCTTCAACGTGTGGAAGGACTCCGGCGGCAAAAccag TCTCCCCGTGGACACCACGTTGGCCGTGTACGCCGTCGGGGCTCAGACGGCGGAAGGGTGGGACTTCCTCTTCGAGCACTACCGCCAATCGTTGCAAATGTCTGTGAAGCATCGCATCCAAGTGGCCTTGACCATCAGCCCGCTCCGCCAAAAGCTTAAAAT GATTCTACAGGAGAGTCTTCGGGGCGAGGTGATCAAAACCCAAGACTTCCCCGACGTCCTGGTGTCCGTCAGCAGGAACCCGAAAGGCCAGCGCCTAGCGTGGGACTTCCTCCGAGCCAATTGGGCCACGCTGATCCAcaa GTTCGAAATCGGCTCGTCGGCCATCGCTCACATGGTGACGGGTGTGACCAATCCCTTTTCCACCAAGACCATGCTGACTTCG GTGTGGAAATTCTTCAACCCTCTGACGGACGAGATGGGCGGCGACATGAGGTGCATCCAGCAGGCTTACGACAACATCGCCGGGAACGTCCGCTGGGCCGAGACCAACTTTCCCGAGCTGCAATCCTGGCTGAGAAAACGCCAACGTTTCATTCACGAAGATCTGTAA